In the genome of Nitrospira japonica, one region contains:
- a CDS encoding ATP-binding protein: protein MRRRAEERLTVQYSVTRVLAESRTLEEAVPKIVQAVGQNLEWDYGVFWRVDKTEGALRCIDQWPHPSTGFEAFSTVTWSSVVRSGEGLPGRIWATERPAWVTDVTVDEPSPRAEQARAAGLRGAFGFPVRVGSEVEGVIELFSRQTRQPDDELLKMIDDICLKMGQLGERSRTEEALRQTEAQLQQAQKMEAVGRLAGGVAHDFNNLLTVIRGYSELLLARLQPNDSMRKDMEEVKKAADRASGLTRQLLAFSRRQFIAPKLVDLNALVVNMDGMLRRLLGEDIIDLCAELAPNIGAIRADPGQMEQVIMNLAVNARDAMPKGGRLTIETRNVTVGKGPRKDAVGVEAGVYVQLTVRDTGHGMDAETRSHLFEPFFTTKEKGKGTGLGLSTVYGIVRQSNGTIVVESVPGQGTVFKIYFPLVSEDRPGASGPGETSDPAHGRETILLVEDEPAVRGLVHETLRLHGYTVLEARHGIEALMTVAKHSGPIHLLLTDVVMPQMSGPEVAEKLRSIRPETKVLYMSGYPDHPVFEQGGVSRETSFLPKPFTPVVLAKKVREVLDGVNA from the coding sequence ATGAGAAGGCGCGCGGAAGAGCGCCTTACCGTCCAATACTCGGTCACGAGAGTCCTGGCGGAGTCCCGTACCCTGGAAGAAGCCGTTCCGAAGATCGTTCAAGCGGTAGGCCAGAATCTGGAATGGGACTACGGCGTCTTCTGGCGGGTGGACAAGACGGAGGGAGCGCTGCGGTGCATCGATCAATGGCCGCATCCCTCGACCGGCTTCGAGGCGTTTTCGACGGTCACCTGGTCGAGCGTGGTCAGGTCCGGAGAAGGGCTCCCGGGCCGCATTTGGGCGACCGAACGGCCGGCGTGGGTCACCGACGTCACGGTGGATGAGCCATCCCCCCGCGCCGAGCAGGCGCGCGCCGCCGGGCTCCGTGGCGCCTTCGGATTTCCGGTTCGCGTCGGAAGCGAGGTCGAGGGAGTCATCGAGCTGTTCAGCAGACAAACCCGGCAGCCGGACGACGAGCTGTTGAAGATGATCGACGACATCTGCCTGAAGATGGGGCAGCTCGGCGAGCGATCGAGAACGGAGGAAGCCCTGCGGCAGACCGAGGCTCAGCTGCAGCAGGCGCAGAAAATGGAAGCCGTCGGGCGGCTCGCGGGAGGGGTGGCGCATGACTTCAACAATCTGCTGACCGTCATCCGGGGTTACAGCGAATTGCTGCTGGCGCGTCTTCAGCCGAATGATTCCATGCGCAAAGACATGGAAGAGGTGAAGAAGGCCGCCGATCGCGCTTCCGGGCTGACGAGGCAGCTGTTGGCGTTCAGCCGCCGGCAGTTCATCGCTCCCAAGCTCGTCGATCTGAACGCGCTCGTCGTCAACATGGACGGCATGCTGCGCCGTTTGCTGGGCGAAGACATCATCGATCTCTGCGCCGAGCTGGCGCCGAACATCGGCGCGATTCGGGCCGACCCCGGGCAGATGGAGCAGGTCATCATGAATCTGGCGGTCAATGCGAGGGATGCCATGCCCAAGGGCGGCCGGCTGACCATCGAGACGCGCAACGTCACGGTCGGGAAAGGACCGCGCAAGGATGCCGTCGGAGTGGAAGCGGGCGTCTACGTGCAGTTGACCGTGCGCGACACGGGACATGGGATGGACGCCGAAACCCGCTCACACTTGTTTGAGCCCTTCTTTACCACCAAGGAAAAGGGCAAAGGCACGGGGTTGGGATTGTCTACCGTCTACGGCATCGTCAGGCAGAGCAACGGAACCATCGTCGTGGAGAGCGTGCCCGGACAGGGCACCGTGTTCAAGATCTACTTTCCGTTGGTCTCGGAGGACCGGCCGGGCGCAAGCGGACCCGGCGAGACTTCCGATCCGGCCCACGGCCGGGAAACCATTTTGCTGGTCGAGGATGAGCCCGCGGTCCGCGGCCTGGTCCATGAGACGCTCAGGCTGCACGGCTACACGGTGCTCGAGGCCCGTCACGGCATCGAAGCGTTGATGACCGTCGCCAAGCACTCGGGCCCCATTCACCTGTTGCTCACGGACGTGGTGATGCCTCAGATGAGCGGGCCGGAGGTCGCCGAAAAGCTTCGCAGCATTCGCCCGGAGACCAAGGTTCTCTACATGTCCGGATATCCCGACCATCCGGTGTTCGAGCAAGGCGGCGTCTCCCGCGAAACTTCTTTCCTCCCCAAACCTTTCACCCCGGTCGTGTTGGCCAAGAAGGTACGGGAAGTCCTCGACGGGGTGAATGCGTGA
- a CDS encoding CbbQ/NirQ/NorQ/GpvN family protein, with translation MGKNVTEPAHEIDIGRYRVAEEPYYANVRGEVELFLTAAKCRMPVMLKGPTGCGKTRFVRHMAHRLNRPLITVACHEDLTASDLVGRYLLKGQETVWIDGPLTLGVKHGAIVYLDEVVEARKDTTVIIHPLSDDRRLLPIEKKGQIIEAAEDFLLVISYNPGYQSVLKDLKPSTKQRFMAIEFDYPAAAVETEIVRREAGVEYEVAGKLVKLGAKVRNLKNHGLEEGVSTRLLIYAATLIREGIPVDQACDVAVARPVTDDADMQRSILELVKAIF, from the coding sequence ATGGGAAAGAACGTGACTGAACCGGCGCATGAAATCGACATCGGGCGCTATCGCGTTGCCGAGGAACCCTACTACGCGAACGTCCGCGGCGAGGTTGAGCTGTTTCTGACGGCCGCCAAGTGCCGCATGCCCGTCATGCTCAAGGGACCGACCGGATGCGGCAAGACGCGGTTCGTCCGGCACATGGCCCACCGGCTGAATCGGCCTCTCATCACGGTAGCCTGTCACGAGGACCTCACCGCCTCCGATCTGGTGGGGCGGTACCTGCTGAAGGGACAGGAGACCGTATGGATCGACGGCCCGCTCACCCTCGGCGTCAAGCACGGGGCCATCGTCTATCTCGACGAAGTGGTGGAAGCGCGAAAGGACACCACGGTCATCATCCATCCGTTGAGCGACGATCGGCGGCTCCTGCCGATCGAGAAAAAAGGCCAGATCATCGAGGCCGCGGAAGATTTCCTGCTCGTCATTTCCTACAATCCCGGGTATCAGAGCGTACTCAAGGACCTCAAGCCGAGTACCAAGCAGCGGTTCATGGCCATCGAATTCGATTATCCCGCCGCCGCGGTCGAGACGGAGATCGTTCGTCGGGAAGCGGGCGTGGAGTATGAGGTGGCCGGAAAATTGGTCAAGTTGGGCGCCAAGGTCCGCAACTTGAAGAATCACGGGCTGGAAGAAGGCGTCAGTACCAGGCTCTTGATCTACGCCGCGACGCTGATCCGGGAAGGCATTCCCGTCGATCAGGCTTGCGACGTGGCCGTGGCCAGGCCGGTCACCGACGACGCGGACATGCAGCGCAGCATTCTGGAGCTCGTCAAAGCGATATTCTGA
- a CDS encoding GGDEF domain-containing protein — MLLNSQPLIITVIDPLTHTVIFQNDSSRKKFGDISNATCHEKIAGCSTPCSFCRMPETVETGRPSSNEVPLPNDEHLLVQWAKVETTTGATHIVETITDITSLKRQQQETERLVTKLSATNRDLIQANQLLQDQSVRDSLTGLYNHSHFEQTLVHLCALALRSMRPLSLLFVDLDNFKQINDMYGHTTGDQVLREIGWLLDSQQGPSRGIARASDFAARYGGEEFALILPDTSMDGALSAAERLRHRVTTLTMLPELSALTMPSFALTCSVGVASFPIHADNPTDLVNAADTAVYAAKRAGKNRVRMAAPAPPPPSVPGPLVRS, encoded by the coding sequence GTGTTGCTGAATTCGCAACCCCTCATTATCACGGTGATTGATCCGCTTACCCACACAGTCATCTTTCAAAACGATAGCTCGCGAAAAAAGTTCGGAGACATCTCGAACGCGACCTGCCACGAAAAGATCGCCGGCTGTTCCACGCCTTGCAGCTTCTGCCGGATGCCGGAAACCGTCGAAACCGGCCGACCGTCCTCCAACGAGGTGCCGCTGCCGAACGATGAACATCTCCTGGTGCAATGGGCCAAAGTCGAGACGACGACCGGAGCGACGCATATCGTCGAAACGATCACCGACATCACCTCTCTCAAACGGCAGCAGCAGGAAACCGAGCGTCTCGTCACGAAGTTGTCCGCGACCAATCGCGATCTGATTCAGGCGAATCAGCTTCTACAAGATCAGTCGGTGCGGGACAGCCTGACGGGCCTGTACAACCATTCGCACTTTGAGCAGACGCTGGTTCATCTCTGCGCACTCGCCCTCCGTTCGATGCGCCCGCTCTCTCTCCTGTTCGTCGACTTGGACAACTTCAAGCAGATCAATGACATGTACGGACACACCACCGGCGATCAAGTCCTCCGGGAAATCGGATGGCTGCTGGACAGCCAACAGGGACCCAGTCGGGGAATCGCACGCGCCAGCGATTTTGCGGCGCGATACGGCGGCGAAGAGTTCGCCTTGATTCTTCCGGACACGTCGATGGACGGCGCGCTCAGCGCGGCCGAGCGGCTCCGCCACCGGGTAACGACGCTCACGATGCTGCCCGAACTCTCCGCGCTGACCATGCCTTCGTTTGCTCTCACCTGCAGCGTCGGCGTCGCGTCATTTCCCATTCACGCGGACAACCCCACCGATCTCGTCAATGCCGCCGACACGGCCGTCTACGCGGCCAAGCGGGCGGGCAAGAACCGCGTACGCATGGCCGCCCCCGCGCCTCCGCCGCCGAGCGTTCCCGGTCCTCTTGTACGATCCTAG
- a CDS encoding DUF167 domain-containing protein: MTTSLLCDGKDGTVLTIHLQPKSSRTAWVGKRGDALKVRVAAAPVDGEANDALIAFLAGEFDVAARAISIESGFTGRRKRLLIRGVSARQLEARLSRYGWW; encoded by the coding sequence ATGACGACGTCATTACTGTGCGATGGAAAGGACGGGACCGTCCTGACCATCCATCTGCAGCCGAAATCATCACGTACAGCGTGGGTAGGAAAGCGTGGAGACGCGCTGAAAGTCCGTGTCGCGGCGGCTCCCGTGGACGGAGAAGCCAACGACGCGCTGATCGCGTTCTTGGCTGGCGAATTCGACGTCGCCGCGCGCGCAATCTCCATCGAATCGGGCTTCACCGGGAGGCGCAAACGGTTGCTGATCCGCGGCGTGTCCGCCCGGCAGCTCGAGGCCCGTCTTTCCCGTTACGGTTGGTGGTGA
- a CDS encoding glycine zipper family protein, which translates to MRIRGTIVAMSVGALVACAGPKPVLYPNAHLQSVGSETAEADIKDCRQMAESAGAEQATGGKAGGVAKSTAMGAGIGAASGAVGGAITGSPGLGAAIGAASGATWGFLVGLFTSKSKDNPAYTNFVNRCLQEKGYEVTGWN; encoded by the coding sequence ATGCGCATACGCGGGACCATCGTGGCGATGAGCGTCGGGGCACTCGTGGCCTGTGCGGGCCCCAAGCCGGTCTTATATCCCAACGCACATCTGCAGTCGGTCGGATCGGAAACGGCCGAAGCCGATATCAAGGACTGCAGGCAGATGGCCGAGTCGGCCGGGGCCGAACAGGCCACGGGAGGGAAGGCCGGAGGCGTGGCAAAGAGCACGGCCATGGGCGCCGGCATCGGCGCGGCCAGCGGTGCCGTCGGAGGCGCCATCACGGGGTCCCCCGGCTTGGGAGCTGCGATCGGTGCGGCCAGCGGCGCCACGTGGGGCTTTCTGGTGGGATTGTTCACCTCCAAGTCCAAGGACAATCCTGCATACACCAATTTCGTGAATCGCTGTTTGCAGGAGAAAGGCTATGAGGTCACGGGATGGAATTAG
- a CDS encoding phosphatidylglycerol lysyltransferase domain-containing protein, whose amino-acid sequence MAASTAQTGSSAESVRSVPQVVPSSTCLQCDVCCRFPDPDSPLRPYFTAEEIVRAVTEGANPDRFPSPRGCQITLIPDQEGDGFHCPAFDPASARCLIYDRRPFDCQLYPLALMWNEHHDDVVLGWDSKCPFMGEQVPDSIRRYADQAMIRLNDSDLLRTVADHPRLIGRFQPDVVELFRLPALTRAVQTRWGATPVHRLTLEDVQRVTDALDESGLAGGQALAAYSVPSIYLCTTLLGYWWAELRGSLCLFAESPDGWFMPLPPLGGGPIQEAIGAAFDLMRRRNGAGSPVSRIDNISPALAARLEVLGYRLQAGEADYLYRAGDLATLTGDRFKSHRALCNKVERLEQVAAASYALRDRAECRRLFQRWQEQKQAGALDSFGRLLLEDAASTHEIAWAHGSDLGLSGTVVRVEGEIRAYTFGCWLSPATWCVLLEVADRSIPGLAQYLFRETCRAAASHGAEFINTMDGAGLAGLSRSKDSYHPVMRIRQYSLLEDHVS is encoded by the coding sequence ATGGCGGCGTCGACCGCGCAGACCGGTTCTTCCGCCGAGTCGGTCCGCTCCGTTCCACAGGTGGTTCCCAGCAGCACCTGCCTGCAATGTGACGTGTGTTGTCGCTTTCCAGACCCGGACAGTCCGCTGCGGCCGTACTTTACGGCCGAGGAAATCGTCCGAGCGGTGACCGAAGGCGCGAACCCCGACCGGTTTCCTTCCCCGCGAGGATGTCAGATCACCTTGATTCCCGACCAAGAGGGGGACGGATTCCATTGCCCGGCCTTTGACCCGGCCAGCGCCCGTTGTCTCATTTATGACCGGAGACCCTTTGACTGCCAGCTCTATCCCTTGGCCTTGATGTGGAACGAACACCATGACGACGTGGTGCTCGGCTGGGACAGCAAGTGCCCATTCATGGGAGAGCAGGTTCCGGACTCCATCCGGCGATATGCCGACCAGGCAATGATCCGGCTGAATGATTCGGATCTGCTCAGGACGGTTGCGGATCATCCGCGGTTGATCGGGCGTTTCCAGCCGGACGTCGTGGAATTGTTCAGGCTGCCGGCGTTGACCCGCGCCGTGCAGACGCGATGGGGGGCCACGCCGGTCCATCGACTCACGCTCGAAGACGTCCAAAGAGTGACGGATGCATTGGACGAATCGGGGCTTGCCGGTGGCCAGGCCCTCGCGGCCTATTCCGTCCCCTCTATCTATCTCTGTACGACCCTCCTGGGCTATTGGTGGGCGGAACTCCGCGGCTCCCTCTGTCTGTTTGCCGAATCGCCGGACGGTTGGTTCATGCCCCTTCCTCCCCTGGGAGGCGGGCCGATACAGGAGGCGATCGGCGCGGCGTTCGATCTCATGCGGCGGAGGAACGGAGCCGGTTCGCCGGTCAGTCGGATCGACAACATTTCTCCCGCGCTGGCCGCCCGGTTGGAGGTCCTGGGCTATCGCCTCCAAGCCGGAGAAGCGGACTATTTATACCGGGCAGGGGACCTGGCTACGCTTACGGGAGACCGGTTCAAGTCGCACCGCGCGCTCTGCAACAAGGTCGAACGGTTGGAGCAGGTCGCGGCGGCGTCTTATGCGCTCCGGGATCGTGCCGAGTGCCGTCGGCTGTTTCAGCGATGGCAGGAACAGAAGCAGGCCGGCGCGCTCGATTCGTTCGGCCGTCTGTTGCTGGAGGATGCGGCGTCGACGCACGAGATCGCCTGGGCTCATGGCTCGGACTTGGGATTGAGCGGAACGGTCGTGCGCGTCGAGGGAGAGATCCGGGCCTATACGTTCGGCTGCTGGCTGAGTCCCGCCACATGGTGCGTGTTGCTGGAAGTCGCCGACCGCTCGATTCCAGGTCTCGCCCAATATCTGTTTCGGGAGACATGCCGTGCGGCAGCGTCCCATGGGGCGGAATTCATCAATACCATGGATGGGGCCGGCTTGGCGGGATTGAGTCGGTCGAAGGACTCCTACCACCCGGTCATGCGGATCCGGCAGTACAGTCTTTTGGAAGACCATGTGAGCTGA